AATTGTAGAAACAGGTTTCGAATTAACAGGTGAAGAAATTACGCCTATTTTTATTATTCAAGATGATGAACCACAAATAAATGAATCAAAAAAAGAAGCTCCAACTGAACTACCAAATATCGTAAAAAAAAATAGCAAGAAAGCTTTACTTAATTCAAAATACACATTTGATACATTTGTTATTGGTAAAGGTAATCAAATGGCTCATGCTGCGGCATTAGTGGTATCAGAAGATCCAGGGGCGACATATAATCCTTTATTTTTCTACGGTGGCGTTGGTCTAGGAAAAACACACTTGATGCATGCAATTGGACATCAAATGCTTTCAAATAATGTGGATGCTAAAATAAAATATGTCACAAGTGAATCCTTCGCAAATGACTACATTAATTCGATTAAAAATAATAAATCCGAAGATTTTAGACAAGAGTATCGAAACGTCGATTTATTATTAGTTGATGACATTCAATTTTTTGCTGACAAAGAGGGAACACAAGAAGAATTTTTCCATACATTCAATACTCTTTATAATGAAGGGCATCAAATTGTCTTAACCAGCGATCGATTACCAAATGAGATTCCGAAATTACAAGAACGACTTGTTTCAAGATTTGCTTGGGGATTATCAGTAGATATCACTCCTCCTGATTTAGAGACACGAATTGCCATATTACGAAAAAAAGCTGATGCTGAAGGTTTGGAAATTCCTGATGATACATTATCATATATTGCTGGACAAATTGAATCAAATATACGTGAACTTGAAGGTGCTCTTGTCCGCGTGCAAGCTTTTTCTACAATGAAAGGGCAAGATATTACAACTAGTTTAGCTGCCGATGCTTTAAAAAGTTTAAAACCAATTAAAGAAAAAAGTGAATTATCCATTTTAAACATTCAAGAAGAAGTTTGTAAATATTATCATTTGCAATTAAAAGATTTAAAGGGAAAAAAACGTGTCAAAACAATAGTTGTACCAAGACAAATAGCAATGTATCTCTCAAGAGAACTAACAGATAATTCCCTACCAAAAATTGGTGCAGAATTTGGTGGTAAAGACCACACCACTGTTATACATGCTCATGAAAAAATTCAACAATTAGTCGAAAAAGATGTTACCATACAAAAAGAAGTAAATGACATTAAACAAACATTACTTTCCTAATTGTGGAAAACAAAAAAAACAACCTCGAGTTTTCCACATGTTATTAACAAGAAAAAATCCTTATCAGTTATAGACAGAAAATACTTATACACAGAATCAACAGCACCTACTACTACTACTACT
This genomic stretch from Vagococcus sp. CY52-2 harbors:
- the dnaA gene encoding chromosomal replication initiator protein DnaA, coding for MPDFNFIWKELVENYRKTLTPPSFSAWIDPAKPITLQNNILTIELPSDLHKNYWEKNLAAKIVETGFELTGEEITPIFIIQDDEPQINESKKEAPTELPNIVKKNSKKALLNSKYTFDTFVIGKGNQMAHAAALVVSEDPGATYNPLFFYGGVGLGKTHLMHAIGHQMLSNNVDAKIKYVTSESFANDYINSIKNNKSEDFRQEYRNVDLLLVDDIQFFADKEGTQEEFFHTFNTLYNEGHQIVLTSDRLPNEIPKLQERLVSRFAWGLSVDITPPDLETRIAILRKKADAEGLEIPDDTLSYIAGQIESNIRELEGALVRVQAFSTMKGQDITTSLAADALKSLKPIKEKSELSILNIQEEVCKYYHLQLKDLKGKKRVKTIVVPRQIAMYLSRELTDNSLPKIGAEFGGKDHTTVIHAHEKIQQLVEKDVTIQKEVNDIKQTLLS